In the Phenylobacterium soli genome, AACAGGCCACGGCCACGTCTCATGATTTCACGCGTTCGATACCGCATGAGACGGCCCCGCCGCTCCCGCGCGCCGAAGGCTGCCGCCATCGCCGGGCTGGCCGCCCTGGCGGGGGTCATCGGCGTGGGCGGCTGGGCGGCGCACGACCGGCAGGCCGGCCCCGAGCACGCCGAGCTGACCTCCACGCCGAAGATCACCAAGGTCTCCCTGCCCGCGCCGCCGGCGCCGCCGGCCCTGCAGGAGAAGATCGAGCAACTCGCCGAGCGCTACCGCGAGCCGGTGGGCATCGCCATCACCGACGTCTCCGCCCGCTGGACCGCCCAGGTGGCGGGGGATGAGGTGTTCCCCCAGCAGAGCGTCTCCAAGCTGTGGGTCGCCCTGGCGGTGATGCACGCTGTGGACCGCGGGCAGCTGCGCCTCGACCAGCCGGTGACCCTCACCAAGGAAGACCGCTCGGTCTTCTACCAGCCGATCACCGCCAAGATCCGCGGGCCGAACGGCTACGCCACCAGCGTCTACGAACTCCTCAAGTACCAGCTCACCGAGAGCGACAACGCCGCCAACGACAAGCTGATCGCCGAAGTCGGCGGCGGCGAGGCGGTCAGCCGGGTGATGGCCGAGAAGGGCCTGGAGGGCCTCGGCCGCGGCGAGACCGAGCGCGACCTGCAGACCCGCGCGGCGGGCCTGACCTGGAAGCCCGAGTACGGCCTGACCTGGGTGTGGAAGGCGGCCCGCGAGGAGCTGCCGGAGACGGTCCGCGACCAGGCGCTGGAGGCTTACCTGGCCAACCCGGGCGACGGCGCCAAGCCGGCCGCCATCACCAACGCCCTGGCGGCCCTGCACCGGGGCGAGCTCCTGTCGCCGCAGTCGACCGAGGCGATGCTGGACCTGATGGCTCAATGCCGCACGGGCAGTTCGCGCCTGCGCGCCGGCCTGCCGTCGGGCTGGTCGATCGCCCACAAGACCGGCACCGGCCCCGACTGGCGCGGCGCCTCGGTAGGGATCAACGACGTCGGCCTGATCACCGCGCCGGACGGCCGCACCTACGCCGTCGCGGTCATGCTGCGCCAGACGCGCCACCCGGTGGGGGCCCGGCAGGCGCTGATGCAGGCGGTGGCCCGCGCCGTGGTCGATTACTGGCGCACGACGCCCAAGGGCCTGAGCGTTCCCGACCGGCGGGTGGCCAGCCTCGGCTCGGCTCCGGAGACCGCGCGCTAGTCTTATGGCGCGGCTGGAGCTGGTCCTTGCGGACGGCGAGGTCCCGCGCACCGTCTTCTACGACCGGCTGCTGGCGGCCGCCGCGCGCCATCCCTGGGCGCAGGCCGACGGCCCTCTGGCGATCGCGATACCTGCCGAGGACACCGCGCTGGAGACCAACTGGCCGCGCTACGGCGACGGCGGCTCGTGTTTCCTGCGCGGGGAGCTGCAGGCGCTGACGCCGGAGACGGCGCTCGGCCGCTACGTGGGCAAGCTGTGCGCCTGGGCGCTCGCCCATCCCGATGCGCGCCTCCTGGTGTTCAGCAAGCACCCGAGCCTTCGGCTGGCGGCGGGCCTGCGCGACTTCCCGAACATCGTGCTGGCCGACGGCTCGCTCGCCGCCTTCGAGCGCAGCCTGAACCCGCGGACCATCTCCTTCCCCTCGCTGCCGATGGTGGCGGCGCGCCCGGCGGAAGGCCCGCGGCCGATCCTCGCCTCCTTTCAGGGCGTCGACAGCCATCCCCTGCGTCGGCGGCTGGCGGAACTGCACAACGGGCGGGACATGGTGGTGCGCCTGATCGAGCCGGGTCGTCACAGCGGCCGGATCGACGCCGAGGCCGGCCGCACCGACGCCGACTACGAGGGACTGATCGACGCCTCGACCTTCTCCTTCGTGCCGCGCGGCGACTCGCTCTTCTCGTATCGGCTGCTGGAGGTGATGGCGCGGGGCTCGATCCCGGTGATCCTGTCGGACGGCTGGGTCCTGCCCTTCGACCGGACCCTCGACTGGCCGGCCTTCTCGGTCAGCGTCCACGCCGAGGCGATCGGCATCCTGCCGCAGATCCTGCGGCTGTTCTCGCCCGCCGACATCGCGCGCATGCAGGCAAGGCTCGCCGAGGTCTATGTCGCGAGCTTCGCCGACCTCGACCGGATCCTCGAGGCGACCCTCAGGGAGGCCGCCGCGCTGAGTTGAGGCGGCTGGAGGGTCAGCGCGCCGTCGTCGGGGCCGGCGACTGAGGCTGGGGCATGCCCTTCAGCACCGTCAGGCGGATGGGCGTCCCGGAGAAATCCTTGGAGGTCCAGGTGACGCCGATGTGCGGATCGTCCGGAAAGCCGGTGCAATAGGAGAACGGCAGGGTCGGCGGCTTGGTCTGGCGCAGGCAGACCTTCTCGTTCTTCATTGTCCACTTGCCGGCCAGAGCCTGGCCGTTGCGGCCGACGCCTTCCCAGACGCCATCCGGGTGCAGCCAGATCTTCTGGGTCCGCCCGTCGGGATAGATCGACATCACCGTATTGCCGAAGGCGGCCGCGACGCGGCTCAATTCGGACGCCTGCGCGTTGAGCGCTGCGAG is a window encoding:
- a CDS encoding exostosin domain-containing protein; this translates as MARLELVLADGEVPRTVFYDRLLAAAARHPWAQADGPLAIAIPAEDTALETNWPRYGDGGSCFLRGELQALTPETALGRYVGKLCAWALAHPDARLLVFSKHPSLRLAAGLRDFPNIVLADGSLAAFERSLNPRTISFPSLPMVAARPAEGPRPILASFQGVDSHPLRRRLAELHNGRDMVVRLIEPGRHSGRIDAEAGRTDADYEGLIDASTFSFVPRGDSLFSYRLLEVMARGSIPVILSDGWVLPFDRTLDWPAFSVSVHAEAIGILPQILRLFSPADIARMQARLAEVYVASFADLDRILEATLREAAALS
- the bla gene encoding class A beta-lactamase, coding for MRRPRRSRAPKAAAIAGLAALAGVIGVGGWAAHDRQAGPEHAELTSTPKITKVSLPAPPAPPALQEKIEQLAERYREPVGIAITDVSARWTAQVAGDEVFPQQSVSKLWVALAVMHAVDRGQLRLDQPVTLTKEDRSVFYQPITAKIRGPNGYATSVYELLKYQLTESDNAANDKLIAEVGGGEAVSRVMAEKGLEGLGRGETERDLQTRAAGLTWKPEYGLTWVWKAAREELPETVRDQALEAYLANPGDGAKPAAITNALAALHRGELLSPQSTEAMLDLMAQCRTGSSRLRAGLPSGWSIAHKTGTGPDWRGASVGINDVGLITAPDGRTYAVAVMLRQTRHPVGARQALMQAVARAVVDYWRTTPKGLSVPDRRVASLGSAPETAR